One Desulfobacterales bacterium genomic region harbors:
- a CDS encoding response regulator has translation MSQKVLVVDDDPDVRLFSVTVLEENGYTPIEAEDGESGLKKIKAEKPDLVILDVLMPRQSGVRLYRELKTSKALKDVKVIILSGIAKKTFMRSQKALTEFGGAEIPEPEIYLEKPVEPDELADVIKKVLG, from the coding sequence ATGAGTCAAAAAGTTCTGGTCGTAGACGATGATCCGGATGTGCGGCTGTTTAGTGTAACCGTTCTTGAGGAAAACGGCTATACGCCGATCGAGGCTGAAGACGGCGAAAGCGGTCTTAAAAAGATCAAAGCCGAAAAACCGGATCTGGTCATCCTCGATGTATTAATGCCGCGCCAGAGCGGGGTACGATTGTATCGGGAATTGAAAACATCAAAAGCCTTAAAGGACGTGAAAGTCATCATCCTTTCCGGGATTGCCAAAAAGACGTTTATGCGATCGCAAAAGGCTTTGACCGAATTTGGCGGTGCGGAAATTCCGGAGCCGGAGATCTATCTGGAAAAACCGGTTGAGCCCGATGAACTGGCGGATGTGATCAAGAAAGTGCTGGGCTAA